One stretch of Cheilinus undulatus linkage group 5, ASM1832078v1, whole genome shotgun sequence DNA includes these proteins:
- the dusp2 gene encoding dual specificity protein phosphatase 2 — translation MTLRSEPLEITGNELVHILRTPRDQYTSAGCVVLDCRPFLDFSLAHINESRNVNWNSMLRRRSKSSVVALEWLIPDKVLAGRLQRGEFSPVVVVDEGSSSVAELKAESVGQMLLTALQNEVHTQICFLQGGFEGFSEAYPELCYISASISKVEPEPIVTGRRTPAYDQDGPVELLPFLFLGSAIHSSRRETLMAAGITAVLNVSSTCPNFYEGEFEYLRLTVEDSLAADIRACFSTAIAFIDSVKQNGGRVLVHCQAGISRSATICLAYLMHTQRVRLDEAFDFVKQRRQVISPNLAFMGQLLQFETDVLCQG, via the exons ATGACTTTAAGGAGTGAACCGTTGGAGATAACTGGCAACGAGCTAGTCCACATCCTCAGGACCCCCCGGGATCAGTACACCTCTGCCGGCTGTGTGGTGTTGGACTGCAGACCCTTTCTCGACTTTTCTTTGGCGCACATCAACGAGTCCAGAAATGTTAACTGGAACTCGATGCTGCGCCGGAGATCCAAGAGCTCCGTGGTGGCTCTAGAGTGGCTGATCCCGGACAAGGTGCTCGCGGGCCGGCTGCAGAGAGGAGAGTTTTCACCGGTGGTGGTGGTGGATGAGGGCAGCAGCTCCGTGGCCGAGCTGAAGGCAGAGAGTGTGGGCCAGATGTTACTGACTGCTCTGCAAAACGAAGTGCACACTCAGATCTGCTTCTTGCAAg GTGGATTTGAGGGATTTTCAGAGGCCTACCCAGAGCTCTGTTACATTTCTGCCAGCATCTCTAAAGTGGAACCAGAGCCAATAGTGACAGGGCGGAGGACACCAGCATATGATCAG GATGGTCCAGTGGAGCTGCTGCCTTTCTTGTTCCTGGGCAGTGCCATCCACTCGTCCCGTAGAGAGACCCTCATGGCAGCAGGCATCACAGCTGTGCTCAACGTTTCCTCCACATGCCCCAATTTCTATGAGGGGGAGTTTGAGTACCTGCGGCTCACTGTGGAAGACAGCCTGGCTGCTGACATCAGAGCCTGCTTCTCCACAGCCATCGCCTTCATCG ACTCAGTCAAGCAGAATGGAGGTCGGGTGCTGGTGCACTGTCAGGCAGGTATCTCCCGCTCAGCCACCATCTGTCTGGCTTACCTCATGCACACGCAGCGCGTCAGGCTGGATGAGGCCTTTGACTTTGTAAAGCAGCGGCGTCAGGTCATCTCCCCAAACCTGGCCTTCATGGGACAACTGCTGCAGTTTGAGACCGACGTCCTCTGCCAGGGATGA
- the LOC121509719 gene encoding izumo sperm-egg fusion protein 1 isoform X1, with the protein MLLVLVSLICCVSVAEACLQCDRGIRLLHEDFALSAPSVDDQIELKKICDHAYVMYEETSRERKGVIDPTTLYRVKTEYQSEFDRFLETQHTGSVTFEAIMIMEKGRKILEKHLDTFIQDGLCPNKCGLLRRRIMDCFSCRYKIYICPSPSGQQDCGEYPVQAEEGGQAVLNCFLPWHRLLLGTPEYHYAWAPGVPGAKKVSLPSLVPSWLIESDFSTLVVTDDSTVVLNQLRVNEQGTYRCSLRGPNGTVFYQVTFLLTVSPLPKQTHRPVGTLPRLPHGESLSQPTEVLLVPFIAMVTALSLTASIGLTVVLGLMMKQRKAAAEARRGRRE; encoded by the exons ATGCTGCTCGTGCTGGTGTCGTTGATCTGCTGTGTCTCTGTAGCTGAGGCCTGTCTGCAGTGTGACCGTGGGATCAGACTCCTCCATGAGGACTTTGCCCTGTCTGCTCCCTCCGTTGACGACCAGATAGAACTGAAAAAGATTTGTGATCATGCCTATGTGATGTACGAAGAGACCAGCCGTGAAAGAAAGGGAGTCATAG ATCCCACCACTCTATACAGAGTCAAAACTGAGTACCAGAGTGAATTTGATCGCTTCTTGGAGACCCAGCACACAG gatctgTGACATTTGAGGCCATTATGATCATGGAGAAGGGCAGGAAGATCTTAGAAAAACACTTGGACACATTTATCCAGGATG GACTGTGCCCTAACAAGTGTG GGCTTTTAAGACGAAGAATAATGGATTGCTTTTCCTGCCGCTACAAGATATACATCTGCCCCTCTCCCTCTGGACAGCAGGATTGCGGAG AGTACCCGGTGCAGGCCGAGGAGGGAGGACAGGCTGTGCTGAACTGTTTCCTTCCATGGCATCGTCTTCTACTAGGGACACCAGAGTACCATTATGCATGGGCCCCTGGTGTGCCAGGAGCTAAAAAGGTCTCTTTGCCATCACTGGTTCCCTCTTGG CTGATTGAAAGTGACTTCAGTACCTTGGTAGTGACTGATGACTCGACTGTGGTCTTAAATCAACTACGTGTGAATGAACAAGGAACATATCGCTGCTCTCTGAGAGGCCCAAATGGAACTGTCTTCTATCAAGTCACTTTTCTGCTCACTG TTTCCCCTTTACCTAAGCAAACCCACCGCCCTGTGGGCACTCTGCCTCGCCTGCCTCATGGAGAATCACTTTCTCAACCCACTGAGGTCCTGCTGGTGCCATTTATCGCCATGGTTACTGCCCTCAGTCTGACAGCCAGCATAGGCCTCACAGTTGTCCTGGG GTTGATGATGAAGCAGAGAAAAGCCGCAGCAGAGGCgagaagagggaggagggaatAA
- the LOC121509719 gene encoding izumo sperm-egg fusion protein 1 isoform X2: MLLVLVSLICCVSVAEACLQCDRGIRLLHEDFALSAPSVDDQIELKKICDHAYVMYEETSRERKGVIDPTTLYRVKTEYQSEFDRFLETQHTGSVTFEAIMIMEKGRKILEKHLDTFIQDGLCPNKCGLLRRRIMDCFSCRYKIYICPSPSGQQDCGEYPVQAEEGGQAVLNCFLPWHRLLLGTPEYHYAWAPGVPGAKKLIESDFSTLVVTDDSTVVLNQLRVNEQGTYRCSLRGPNGTVFYQVTFLLTVSPLPKQTHRPVGTLPRLPHGESLSQPTEVLLVPFIAMVTALSLTASIGLTVVLGLMMKQRKAAAEARRGRRE; the protein is encoded by the exons ATGCTGCTCGTGCTGGTGTCGTTGATCTGCTGTGTCTCTGTAGCTGAGGCCTGTCTGCAGTGTGACCGTGGGATCAGACTCCTCCATGAGGACTTTGCCCTGTCTGCTCCCTCCGTTGACGACCAGATAGAACTGAAAAAGATTTGTGATCATGCCTATGTGATGTACGAAGAGACCAGCCGTGAAAGAAAGGGAGTCATAG ATCCCACCACTCTATACAGAGTCAAAACTGAGTACCAGAGTGAATTTGATCGCTTCTTGGAGACCCAGCACACAG gatctgTGACATTTGAGGCCATTATGATCATGGAGAAGGGCAGGAAGATCTTAGAAAAACACTTGGACACATTTATCCAGGATG GACTGTGCCCTAACAAGTGTG GGCTTTTAAGACGAAGAATAATGGATTGCTTTTCCTGCCGCTACAAGATATACATCTGCCCCTCTCCCTCTGGACAGCAGGATTGCGGAG AGTACCCGGTGCAGGCCGAGGAGGGAGGACAGGCTGTGCTGAACTGTTTCCTTCCATGGCATCGTCTTCTACTAGGGACACCAGAGTACCATTATGCATGGGCCCCTGGTGTGCCAGGAGCTAAAAAG CTGATTGAAAGTGACTTCAGTACCTTGGTAGTGACTGATGACTCGACTGTGGTCTTAAATCAACTACGTGTGAATGAACAAGGAACATATCGCTGCTCTCTGAGAGGCCCAAATGGAACTGTCTTCTATCAAGTCACTTTTCTGCTCACTG TTTCCCCTTTACCTAAGCAAACCCACCGCCCTGTGGGCACTCTGCCTCGCCTGCCTCATGGAGAATCACTTTCTCAACCCACTGAGGTCCTGCTGGTGCCATTTATCGCCATGGTTACTGCCCTCAGTCTGACAGCCAGCATAGGCCTCACAGTTGTCCTGGG GTTGATGATGAAGCAGAGAAAAGCCGCAGCAGAGGCgagaagagggaggagggaatAA
- the LOC121509718 gene encoding myogenesis-regulating glycosidase-like isoform X1, producing the protein MYQIVPVAPGEQQFPGEAGGSPLKKKLANEGRPLVIAGLLGCLLVLAAVVAWCYYSASLRKAQLLKTELLDLNKDGFIIHNQAGAILFSMTFRSDTLDLDSCSKEGNILSCTQSNTGKLNFFIQTVRFKDTVMCYRVRWEELQQKRLVEHTMAYNDSHWYGGAETATQYWPIRIQGEEEPQPFITSDVYSNRKAFGGILERYWLSSNATAIKINDTVPFHLGWSEKDRTLRFQARYENSPFRPPEGQPAFPELSYRVCVGSDVTSIHKYMVRRYFPKPIKAPSQEVFRKPLWSTWALHKTAVTQEKLLGFASDITKHGFACSHLELDDRYTADYGEFDFDPQKFPNASGMFEKLREDGFQVSLWTHPFVNYDSINFGVAVEKGLFVREPSGELPALVRWWNGIGGILDFTNPEAREWYSSHLHMLKSRYNVASFKFDAGETSYLPRQFSTLVPLSDPSTFTRRYTEMAIPFSERAEVRVGYQSQDISCFSRIIDRDSVWGYELGLKSIIPTVLTISILGYQFVLPDMIGGNAYPNRTAGVLDGKNGLPDRELYIRWLELSAFMPAMQFSIPPWAYDEEVVEIAQKFTELHESLVAPRVLELASEVLDTGDPIIRPLWWIANEDEAAYKIDSQFLIGDDLMVAPVLEPGKQERDIYLPAGRWRSYKGEHFDKGPIYLTDYPVDLDEIAYFIWVH; encoded by the exons ATGTATCAGATTGTCCCGGTGGCTCCTGGGGAGCAGCAGTTTCCTGGAGAAGCTGGAGGTTCTCCCCTGAAGAAGAAACTGGCAAATGAAGGTCGCCCTCTGGTGATAGCAGGACTGCTGGGCTGTTTGTTAGTGCTGGCTGCTGTTGTTGCCTGGTGCTACTACTCTGCTTCTCTTCGTAAAGCACAGCTTCTAAAAACTGAGCTGCTGGATCTCAACAAGGATGGGTTTATCATTCATAACCAGGCAGGGGCTATTCTCTTCAGTATGACCTTCAG ATCTGACACTCTAGATCTGGACTCCTGTTCAAAGGAGGGAAATATTCTGAGCTGCACTCAATCAAATACTGGCAAACTCAACTTCTTTATCCAGACGGTTCGATTTAAGGACACGGTGATGTGTTACCGTGTTCGCTGGGAGGAGCTGCAACAGAAGCGCTTGGTGGAGCATACCATGGCTTATAATGACTCTCACTGGTATGGAGGGGCAGAGACAGCAACACAGTACTGGCCTATCAGGATCCAGGGAGAGGAGGAACCACAGCCTTTTATCACCAGCGATGTCTACTCAAATCGGAAAGCTTTTGGAGGAATCTTGGAGCGCTACTGGTTGTCTTCTAATGCCACAGCCATCAAGATCAATGACACAGTTCCGTTTCATTTGGGCTGGTCCGAGAAGGACAGGACACTTAGGTTCCAGGCCAGATATGAGAATTCTCCTTTCAGACCACCAGAGGGTCAGCCAGCCTTTCCTGAACTCAGCTACAGAGTTTGTGTCGGGTCGGATGTTACCTCTATCCACAAATACATG GTGCGCCGGTATTTCCCAAAGCCCATCAAGGCCCCATCTCAAGAAGTGTTCAGAAAACCTCTGTGGTCCACGTGGGCTCTCCACAAAACAGCTGTGACTCAGGAAAAGCTGCTGGGCTTTGCTTCTGACATCACAAAACATGGCTTTGCATGTTCCCACCTGGAGTTGGACGATCGCTACACTGCAGACTATGGAGAGTTTGACTTTGACCCTCAGAAGTTCCCTAATGCCAGCGGCATGTTTGAAAAGCTCAGAGAAGATGGCTTTCAAGTGTCGCTCTGGACACATCCTTTCGTCAACTATGACTCCATAAATTTTGGCGTTGCTGTGGAGAAAGGCTTGTTTGTGCGTGAACCGAGCGGTGAGCTGCCAGCTCTGGTTCGCTGGTGGAACGGCATAGGAGGAATCTTGGATTTTACCAATCCAGAAGCCCGTGAGTGGTATTCTTCACATCTTCATATGCTCAAAAGTCGCTACAATGTGGCGTCCTTCAAGTTTGATGCAGGAGAGACCAGCTACCTCCCTCGTCAGTTTAGCACCCTGGTACCACTGTCTGACCCCTCCACCTTCACCCGCCGCTACACAGAGATGGCAATACCGTTCAGTGAGCGTGCAGAGGTAAGGGTGGGCTACCAGAGTCAGGACATCTCCTGCTTCAGCAGAATCATTGATCGAGACTCTGTGTGGGGGTATGAGCTTGGCCTCAAGTCTATCATCCCCACTGTTCTGACAATCAGCATTCTTGGCTACCAGTTTGTCCTACCTGATATGATTGGAGGGAATGCATACCCAAACCGCACTGCAG GTGTCTTGGACGGCAAAAATGGCCTTCCAGACAGAGAGCTGTACATCAGATGGTTGGAGCTGTCTGCCTTCATGCCTGCCATGCAGTTTTCTATACCACCATGGGCTTATGATGAGGAG GTGGTAGAGATTGCACAGAAGTTCACAGAGCTCCACGAGTCTCTGGTGGCCCCAAGGGTGTTGGAACTGGCAAGTGAGGTTCTTGACACAGGAGACCCAATCATAAGGCCTCTCTGGTGGATCGCCAATGAAGACGAGGCGGCCTACAAGATTGACTCCCAGTTCCTGATTGGGGATGACCTGATGGTGGCCCCGGTGTTAGAGCCAGGGAAGCAGGAGAGGGATATCTACCTGCCTGCAGGACGATGGAGAAGCTACAAGGGGGAACATTTTGATAAAGGCCCCATATACCTCACTGACTACCCTGTGGACCTGGATGAGATAGCTTATTTCATATGGGTTCACTGA
- the LOC121509718 gene encoding myogenesis-regulating glycosidase-like isoform X2 produces MCYRVRWEELQQKRLVEHTMAYNDSHWYGGAETATQYWPIRIQGEEEPQPFITSDVYSNRKAFGGILERYWLSSNATAIKINDTVPFHLGWSEKDRTLRFQARYENSPFRPPEGQPAFPELSYRVCVGSDVTSIHKYMVRRYFPKPIKAPSQEVFRKPLWSTWALHKTAVTQEKLLGFASDITKHGFACSHLELDDRYTADYGEFDFDPQKFPNASGMFEKLREDGFQVSLWTHPFVNYDSINFGVAVEKGLFVREPSGELPALVRWWNGIGGILDFTNPEAREWYSSHLHMLKSRYNVASFKFDAGETSYLPRQFSTLVPLSDPSTFTRRYTEMAIPFSERAEVRVGYQSQDISCFSRIIDRDSVWGYELGLKSIIPTVLTISILGYQFVLPDMIGGNAYPNRTAGVLDGKNGLPDRELYIRWLELSAFMPAMQFSIPPWAYDEEVVEIAQKFTELHESLVAPRVLELASEVLDTGDPIIRPLWWIANEDEAAYKIDSQFLIGDDLMVAPVLEPGKQERDIYLPAGRWRSYKGEHFDKGPIYLTDYPVDLDEIAYFIWVH; encoded by the exons ATGTGTTACCGTGTTCGCTGGGAGGAGCTGCAACAGAAGCGCTTGGTGGAGCATACCATGGCTTATAATGACTCTCACTGGTATGGAGGGGCAGAGACAGCAACACAGTACTGGCCTATCAGGATCCAGGGAGAGGAGGAACCACAGCCTTTTATCACCAGCGATGTCTACTCAAATCGGAAAGCTTTTGGAGGAATCTTGGAGCGCTACTGGTTGTCTTCTAATGCCACAGCCATCAAGATCAATGACACAGTTCCGTTTCATTTGGGCTGGTCCGAGAAGGACAGGACACTTAGGTTCCAGGCCAGATATGAGAATTCTCCTTTCAGACCACCAGAGGGTCAGCCAGCCTTTCCTGAACTCAGCTACAGAGTTTGTGTCGGGTCGGATGTTACCTCTATCCACAAATACATG GTGCGCCGGTATTTCCCAAAGCCCATCAAGGCCCCATCTCAAGAAGTGTTCAGAAAACCTCTGTGGTCCACGTGGGCTCTCCACAAAACAGCTGTGACTCAGGAAAAGCTGCTGGGCTTTGCTTCTGACATCACAAAACATGGCTTTGCATGTTCCCACCTGGAGTTGGACGATCGCTACACTGCAGACTATGGAGAGTTTGACTTTGACCCTCAGAAGTTCCCTAATGCCAGCGGCATGTTTGAAAAGCTCAGAGAAGATGGCTTTCAAGTGTCGCTCTGGACACATCCTTTCGTCAACTATGACTCCATAAATTTTGGCGTTGCTGTGGAGAAAGGCTTGTTTGTGCGTGAACCGAGCGGTGAGCTGCCAGCTCTGGTTCGCTGGTGGAACGGCATAGGAGGAATCTTGGATTTTACCAATCCAGAAGCCCGTGAGTGGTATTCTTCACATCTTCATATGCTCAAAAGTCGCTACAATGTGGCGTCCTTCAAGTTTGATGCAGGAGAGACCAGCTACCTCCCTCGTCAGTTTAGCACCCTGGTACCACTGTCTGACCCCTCCACCTTCACCCGCCGCTACACAGAGATGGCAATACCGTTCAGTGAGCGTGCAGAGGTAAGGGTGGGCTACCAGAGTCAGGACATCTCCTGCTTCAGCAGAATCATTGATCGAGACTCTGTGTGGGGGTATGAGCTTGGCCTCAAGTCTATCATCCCCACTGTTCTGACAATCAGCATTCTTGGCTACCAGTTTGTCCTACCTGATATGATTGGAGGGAATGCATACCCAAACCGCACTGCAG GTGTCTTGGACGGCAAAAATGGCCTTCCAGACAGAGAGCTGTACATCAGATGGTTGGAGCTGTCTGCCTTCATGCCTGCCATGCAGTTTTCTATACCACCATGGGCTTATGATGAGGAG GTGGTAGAGATTGCACAGAAGTTCACAGAGCTCCACGAGTCTCTGGTGGCCCCAAGGGTGTTGGAACTGGCAAGTGAGGTTCTTGACACAGGAGACCCAATCATAAGGCCTCTCTGGTGGATCGCCAATGAAGACGAGGCGGCCTACAAGATTGACTCCCAGTTCCTGATTGGGGATGACCTGATGGTGGCCCCGGTGTTAGAGCCAGGGAAGCAGGAGAGGGATATCTACCTGCCTGCAGGACGATGGAGAAGCTACAAGGGGGAACATTTTGATAAAGGCCCCATATACCTCACTGACTACCCTGTGGACCTGGATGAGATAGCTTATTTCATATGGGTTCACTGA